The Burkholderiaceae bacterium genome contains a region encoding:
- a CDS encoding pilus assembly protein PilM, producing the protein MGSLFDRQPAPLVGLDVSASSIKLVELSRDRAGRFTLDRCAIEPLERGWINEGNFEKFDEVVDAARRLIKKSGTKAKNVAMALPASLVISKKIILPGGLSERELEAQVELEANQYIPFSLDEVSLDFCVIGPSPSSAGDVEVMIAASRKEKVEDRQGLAEAIGLTPMVMDVESYASRLAAARVLEQLPGGGANAVVALFEIGGLSSTLQVLREDELLYERDQVFGGAQLTQLLMRQYGFTAEEAEAKKRANELPEDYAQTVLAPFVQNLAQEVERALKFFFTSTPHNRVDMILLAGGSAGLHGLTEAITEATSFPCQMINPFDGMELGRGVREQKVLREAPSYLTACGLAMRRFLR; encoded by the coding sequence ATGGGTTCGCTGTTCGATCGTCAGCCGGCCCCCCTGGTGGGGCTGGATGTGAGCGCATCCAGCATCAAGCTGGTCGAGCTGTCCCGCGATCGCGCCGGTCGCTTCACGCTGGATCGTTGCGCGATCGAGCCGCTCGAGCGCGGCTGGATCAACGAGGGCAACTTCGAGAAGTTCGACGAAGTGGTCGACGCCGCGCGCCGCCTGATCAAGAAAAGCGGCACCAAGGCCAAGAACGTCGCCATGGCGCTGCCGGCCTCGCTGGTCATCAGCAAGAAGATCATTTTACCCGGCGGGTTGAGCGAGCGCGAGCTGGAGGCCCAGGTCGAGCTCGAGGCCAACCAGTACATCCCGTTCTCGCTCGACGAGGTCAGCCTGGATTTCTGCGTCATCGGCCCCAGCCCCAGTTCGGCCGGCGATGTCGAGGTCATGATCGCCGCCTCGCGCAAGGAAAAGGTCGAGGACCGCCAGGGCCTGGCCGAGGCCATCGGGCTCACGCCCATGGTGATGGACGTCGAGTCCTATGCGTCGCGCCTGGCCGCGGCGCGGGTGCTCGAGCAGCTGCCCGGTGGCGGCGCCAATGCCGTGGTGGCCCTGTTCGAGATCGGTGGCCTGTCCTCCACCCTGCAGGTGCTGCGCGAGGACGAGTTGCTGTACGAGCGCGACCAGGTGTTTGGTGGTGCGCAGCTCACCCAGCTGCTGATGCGCCAGTATGGCTTCACCGCCGAGGAGGCCGAGGCCAAGAAGCGCGCCAACGAGTTGCCCGAAGACTATGCCCAGACCGTGCTGGCCCCGTTTGTCCAGAACCTGGCGCAGGAAGTCGAGCGCGCGCTCAAGTTCTTCTTCACCAGCACGCCGCACAACCGGGTGGACATGATCCTGCTGGCCGGCGGCAGCGCCGGCCTGCACGGCCTGACCGAGGCCATCACGGAGGCCACCTCGTTCCCGTGCCAGATGATCAATCCGTTCGATGGCATGGAACTGGGGCGTGGCGTGCGCGAGCAGAAGGTGCTGCGCGAGGCACCGTCCTACCTGACCGCCTGTGGCCTGGCCATGCGGAGGTTTTTGCGATGA
- a CDS encoding type 4a pilus biogenesis protein PilO, with protein sequence MARKSSSNIDFRQAFEGLSGQFRGLDTRDPSSWPALPRYALLVLVAAVMVVILWFAWLKGVNEELEGDQARELTLRNDYRGKLQKAVSLEELKKQRVQVLQYVNLLEKQLPNKAEMDALLSDINQAGLGRSLQFELFRPGHLVAKDYYAELPIALKVTGRYHDIGAFSSDIAHLSRIVTLNNLSVVPSGDKDKSGMLVLEATAKTFRYLDPEEIAAQQKAAAKPGAKK encoded by the coding sequence ATGGCTCGCAAGTCTTCATCCAACATCGATTTTCGGCAAGCGTTCGAGGGATTGAGCGGGCAGTTCCGTGGTCTCGATACGCGCGATCCATCGTCCTGGCCGGCACTGCCGCGCTACGCACTGCTGGTGCTGGTCGCGGCGGTGATGGTGGTCATCCTCTGGTTCGCCTGGCTCAAGGGTGTCAATGAAGAGCTCGAAGGCGATCAGGCCAGGGAGCTGACCCTGCGCAACGACTACCGCGGCAAGCTGCAGAAGGCCGTCAGCCTGGAAGAGCTGAAGAAGCAGCGCGTGCAGGTGCTGCAATACGTTAACCTGCTCGAAAAGCAGTTGCCCAACAAGGCCGAGATGGATGCCCTGCTGTCGGACATCAACCAGGCGGGCCTGGGCCGCAGCCTGCAGTTCGAGTTGTTCCGGCCAGGGCATCTGGTGGCCAAGGATTACTACGCGGAGCTGCCCATCGCCCTCAAGGTGACCGGCCGCTACCACGACATCGGCGCTTTCAGCTCCGACATTGCCCATCTGTCACGCATCGTCACGCTCAACAACCTGTCGGTGGTGCCCAGCGGCGACAAGGACAAGTCCGGCATGCTGGTGCTGGAGGCCACGGCCAAGACCTTCCGCTACCTTGACCCCGAAGAGATTGCGGCGCAGCAAAAGGCTGCAGCCAAGCCGGGAGCCAAGAAATGA
- a CDS encoding pilus assembly protein PilP, whose protein sequence is MARAGWWVLACGVAALLGGCEPAQEDLRQWMAEQRHQMVPKVTPLAEPKKYVPQDYTESAAADPFGHERLTQALRRESGVKGSGDSLIAPELNRRKEPLEAFPLDAMSMVGSLDRGGKRVALVRVDKLLYQVKVGDYLGQNYGRVTQISESDVGLREIVQDAAGEWIERNAQLQLQEKKR, encoded by the coding sequence ATGGCGCGCGCTGGATGGTGGGTCCTGGCCTGTGGCGTGGCCGCCCTGCTGGGCGGCTGCGAGCCGGCGCAGGAGGACTTGCGGCAGTGGATGGCCGAGCAAAGGCACCAGATGGTGCCCAAGGTCACGCCCCTGGCCGAGCCCAAGAAATACGTGCCGCAGGACTACACCGAGTCCGCGGCGGCTGATCCTTTCGGCCACGAACGCCTGACGCAGGCGCTGCGGCGCGAGTCCGGCGTCAAGGGCTCGGGCGACTCGCTGATCGCGCCCGAGCTCAATCGGCGCAAGGAGCCGCTCGAGGCTTTTCCGCTGGACGCCATGTCCATGGTGGGCAGCCTCGACCGCGGCGGCAAGCGGGTGGCGTTGGTGCGGGTCGACAAGCTGCTCTACCAGGTCAAGGTGGGCGACTACCTGGGTCAAAACTACGGGCGGGTAACCCAGATCAGCGAAAGCGACGTGGGTTTGCGGGAAATTGTGCAGGACGCTGCCGGCGAATGGATCGAGCGCAACGCCCAGTTGCAGTTGCAGGAGAAAAAACGATGA
- a CDS encoding type IV pilus secretin PilQ, with amino-acid sequence MDRAQRPVAVAGEKTMSKWMPNGRQVRVAALGLMAFGATTMAMAQARIESITSSIQGGAEVVRIELNEALIAPPAGFAVQSPARIALDFPGVVSGLAHSNIAIDQGNLRGANVAQGSNRTRVVLNLKQPTTYQTELQGRAVLVTLGTVAASATPAPATSAFAESHVDTEQPLQGIDFRRSTDNAGRVVVDLPSDQVGVDIKQQGQKLVVEFLKTSLPEGLRRKLDVSDFGTPVQTITTVQSGDRVRMVIEPKGAWEHSAYQSDKQLVVEVRQQKSNPDKLTQGQGYRGEKLSLNFQDIDVRSLLQVIADFTNFNIVTSDSVQGNLTLRLKDVPWDQALDIILQAKNLGMKRVGNVLQIAPKDEMAAKEKADLEAQAAIRNLEPLRTQSFQLNYTKAEDIKQQLISSSGSGGGGGGAANSGSLLSSRGSVIAEPRTNQLFISDIPSRLEQIQDMITKLDVPVRQVLIEARIVEATDTFGKSLGVKLGGADLRGVRGGDPGYAVGSNRLAFGGNYNAITSTTGQTDAGGLTSTTSQFLSLPALGLAGASPASFAISLFSSAANRFLNLELSALEADGKGKIVSSPRVVTADQTKALIEQGTEFAYQQATSSGATAVAFRKAVLKLEVTPQITPEGNIILDLDVNKDSPGGVVEGAMSINTKRVKTQVLVENGGTVVIGGIFELTETDQENKVPLLGDVPVLGNLFKQRTRQAQKQEMLVFITPKMISDRGAVR; translated from the coding sequence ATGGATCGAGCGCAACGCCCAGTTGCAGTTGCAGGAGAAAAAACGATGAGCAAGTGGATGCCGAACGGCCGGCAGGTGCGCGTGGCTGCGCTGGGCTTGATGGCCTTCGGGGCCACCACGATGGCCATGGCCCAGGCGCGGATCGAGTCGATCACGAGCTCGATTCAGGGCGGCGCCGAAGTCGTCCGCATCGAACTGAACGAAGCCCTGATCGCGCCGCCCGCTGGTTTTGCGGTGCAGTCGCCGGCGCGCATCGCGCTCGACTTCCCCGGTGTCGTCAGCGGCCTGGCGCACAGCAACATCGCCATCGACCAGGGCAATCTGCGCGGCGCCAACGTGGCGCAGGGCAGCAACCGTACCCGCGTGGTGCTCAACCTCAAGCAGCCCACCACCTACCAGACCGAGTTGCAGGGCCGCGCGGTGCTGGTCACGCTGGGGACCGTGGCCGCCAGTGCCACGCCGGCGCCCGCCACCAGCGCGTTTGCCGAAAGCCACGTCGACACCGAGCAGCCGCTGCAAGGCATCGACTTTCGCCGCAGCACCGACAACGCCGGGCGCGTGGTGGTCGACCTGCCCAGCGACCAGGTGGGCGTGGACATCAAGCAGCAGGGGCAAAAGCTGGTGGTCGAGTTCCTGAAGACCAGCCTGCCCGAAGGCCTGCGCCGCAAGCTCGACGTGTCCGACTTCGGCACCCCCGTGCAAACCATCACCACCGTGCAGTCGGGCGACCGCGTGCGCATGGTGATCGAGCCCAAGGGCGCATGGGAGCACAGCGCCTACCAGAGCGACAAGCAGCTGGTGGTCGAGGTGCGCCAGCAAAAGTCCAACCCCGACAAGCTGACCCAGGGGCAGGGCTACCGCGGCGAGAAGCTGTCGTTGAACTTCCAGGACATCGACGTGCGCTCGCTGCTGCAGGTGATCGCCGACTTCACCAACTTCAACATCGTCACCTCCGACTCGGTCCAGGGCAACCTGACACTGCGCCTGAAGGACGTGCCCTGGGACCAGGCGCTGGACATCATCCTGCAGGCCAAGAACCTGGGCATGAAGCGCGTGGGCAATGTGCTGCAGATCGCGCCCAAAGATGAAATGGCCGCCAAGGAAAAGGCCGACCTGGAAGCCCAGGCCGCCATCCGCAACCTGGAGCCGCTGCGCACCCAGTCTTTCCAGCTCAACTACACCAAGGCTGAGGACATCAAGCAGCAGTTGATCTCGTCCTCCGGCTCCGGCGGTGGCGGCGGCGGCGCCGCCAACTCGGGCAGCCTGCTCAGCTCGCGTGGCAGCGTCATCGCCGAACCGCGCACCAACCAGCTGTTCATCTCTGACATCCCCTCGCGCCTGGAGCAGATTCAGGATATGATCACCAAGCTGGACGTGCCGGTGCGCCAGGTGCTGATCGAGGCGCGCATCGTCGAGGCCACCGACACCTTCGGCAAGTCCTTGGGCGTCAAGCTGGGCGGCGCTGACCTGCGCGGCGTGCGCGGCGGCGACCCGGGCTACGCCGTGGGCAGCAACCGTCTGGCCTTTGGCGGCAACTACAACGCCATCACCTCGACCACCGGCCAGACCGACGCGGGCGGCCTCACCTCGACCACCTCGCAGTTTCTGAGCCTGCCCGCGCTGGGCCTGGCAGGTGCCTCGCCGGCCAGCTTCGCCATCTCGCTGTTCAGTTCGGCCGCCAACCGCTTCCTCAACCTGGAGCTGTCCGCGCTGGAGGCCGACGGCAAGGGCAAGATCGTTTCCAGCCCGCGCGTGGTCACGGCCGACCAGACCAAGGCGCTGATTGAGCAGGGCACCGAGTTTGCCTACCAGCAGGCCACCAGCAGCGGCGCCACGGCGGTGGCCTTCCGCAAGGCTGTGCTCAAGCTCGAGGTCACGCCGCAGATCACGCCCGAGGGCAACATCATCCTCGATCTGGATGTCAACAAGGACAGCCCCGGCGGCGTGGTTGAAGGCGCCATGTCCATCAACACCAAGCGCGTCAAGACCCAGGTGCTGGTCGAGAACGGCGGCACCGTGGTGATCGGCGGCATCTTCGAGCTGACCGAGACCGACCAGGAAAACAAGGTGCCCTTGCTGGGCGACGTGCCCGTGCTGGGCAACCTGTTCAAGCAGCGCACGCGCCAGGCCCAGAAGCAGGAAATGCTGGTGTTCATCACGCCGAAGATGATTTCAGACCGCGGCGCGGTGCGCTGA
- a CDS encoding putative Ig domain-containing protein has protein sequence MRKLIGIVGLAAAALLAGCGGGGGSPGDTPESYSITLVAEQTSLPLNTAGYPVGIGPQHPFTTTLYVNAKKGDAPIPGGTDIFACNTAYGLPSGPLYYLDGNSEHEHDVPDGNGGTIKVPNAYRSITLPSNAGGASFHFHASDQAGVATITCSVHDPRANREVSTSVNITVGGGAGSGKAASVVAIATYPTLGVQGNLYNARTSTAVNAYIWDDANQPVPGSGHANLQVSIRSVTPAAQGARLLANGKQGSVLQLQTTGGVGLFSLSSGSQEGPILLELVTDRLDNDVSNGIQDPITSLVVVTATQGAPVVNADPLAFADITPPGATNDVPYSYVLSVTGGVAPYTWQALGRMPSGLTLSSSGLISGTPSMDPPGTVSVAIRVTDSAGTSQTANISIAVAAAPTPPAPPPPPAPVPAPLSINLSGCGSDVNVPCALPGATSNTSYAYIFSASGGDTSKPLVWTYTNLPGGLTGGAVSGALTGTAPTVAACTTYNFVVTATRDSATVSRTVSLGVCP, from the coding sequence ATGCGAAAGTTGATTGGAATCGTGGGCCTGGCCGCTGCCGCGCTGCTGGCCGGGTGTGGTGGCGGGGGCGGCAGCCCCGGGGATACGCCCGAGTCCTATTCGATCACCCTGGTGGCCGAGCAGACCAGCCTGCCGTTGAACACCGCCGGCTATCCGGTCGGCATCGGCCCGCAACATCCCTTCACCACCACGCTCTACGTCAACGCCAAGAAGGGTGACGCACCGATTCCGGGCGGCACCGACATCTTCGCCTGCAACACGGCCTACGGCCTTCCCTCGGGGCCCCTGTATTACCTGGACGGCAATTCGGAACACGAACACGACGTTCCCGACGGCAATGGCGGGACGATCAAGGTTCCCAACGCCTATCGCAGCATCACGCTGCCTTCCAACGCCGGCGGCGCTTCCTTCCACTTCCACGCCAGCGACCAGGCCGGTGTGGCCACCATCACCTGCTCGGTGCATGATCCGCGCGCCAACCGCGAAGTCAGCACCAGCGTCAACATCACGGTGGGCGGCGGCGCGGGTTCCGGCAAGGCCGCCAGCGTGGTGGCCATCGCCACTTACCCGACGCTGGGTGTGCAGGGCAACCTCTACAACGCGCGCACCAGCACGGCGGTCAACGCCTACATCTGGGACGATGCCAACCAGCCCGTTCCTGGCAGCGGCCACGCCAACCTCCAGGTCAGCATCCGCTCGGTGACTCCCGCGGCCCAGGGCGCGCGCCTGCTGGCCAATGGCAAGCAGGGCAGCGTGCTGCAACTGCAAACCACGGGCGGTGTTGGCCTGTTCTCGCTGTCCAGCGGCTCGCAGGAGGGCCCGATCCTGCTCGAACTGGTGACCGATCGACTGGACAACGACGTCAGCAACGGCATCCAGGACCCCATCACCAGCCTGGTGGTGGTCACGGCGACGCAGGGCGCGCCCGTGGTCAACGCCGATCCGCTCGCCTTCGCCGACATCACGCCGCCCGGCGCCACCAACGACGTGCCGTACAGCTACGTGCTCAGCGTCACGGGCGGCGTGGCACCTTACACCTGGCAGGCGCTGGGGCGCATGCCGTCGGGTCTGACGCTGAGCAGCTCCGGCTTGATCAGTGGTACGCCCAGCATGGACCCACCGGGCACGGTTTCGGTGGCCATCCGCGTGACCGACAGCGCGGGCACGTCGCAGACCGCGAACATCTCGATCGCCGTCGCGGCCGCTCCCACGCCGCCGGCACCGCCGCCGCCGCCCGCCCCGGTGCCGGCTCCGCTGTCCATCAATTTGAGCGGTTGCGGCAGCGATGTGAACGTTCCCTGCGCGCTGCCTGGTGCGACGTCCAATACGAGCTACGCGTACATTTTTTCTGCAAGCGGCGGTGACACATCCAAACCCTTGGTGTGGACATACACGAACTTGCCTGGCGGACTGACAGGTGGAGCCGTGAGTGGCGCGCTTACCGGAACAGCACCCACTGTTGCAGCCTGCACCACGTACAACTTCGTGGTCACGGCGACACGAGACTCGGCAACCGTGAGTCGAACCGTGTCGCTGGGAGTGTGTCCATAG
- a CDS encoding shikimate kinase: MIVLIGMPGSGKSTVGRSLARRMQLPFADSDTVIEQRLGCLIRDYFDREGEAAFRDVEQAVIDELTQGPPGVLATGGGAVLRPLNRQHLHERGTVIYLRSSPETLFRRLRHDTKRPLLQVDDPLARLRALYAERDPLYRQCAHFVLDTHGSSMSMLVGRIMMQLELMPPGGAAP; encoded by the coding sequence ATGATAGTTCTCATCGGCATGCCCGGCAGCGGCAAGTCCACCGTGGGGCGCTCGCTGGCGCGCCGCATGCAACTGCCGTTTGCCGATTCCGACACGGTGATCGAGCAGCGCCTGGGTTGCCTGATCCGCGACTACTTCGACCGCGAGGGTGAGGCGGCGTTTCGCGACGTCGAGCAGGCGGTGATCGACGAGCTGACGCAGGGCCCGCCGGGCGTGCTGGCCACGGGCGGCGGCGCGGTGCTGCGGCCGCTCAACCGCCAGCACCTGCACGAGCGCGGCACCGTGATCTACCTGCGCAGCTCGCCCGAGACGCTGTTTCGGCGCCTGCGGCACGACACCAAGCGGCCCCTGCTGCAGGTGGACGACCCGCTGGCGCGCCTGCGCGCGCTGTATGCCGAGCGCGACCCTCTGTACCGCCAGTGCGCGCACTTCGTGCTGGACACCCACGGCTCGTCGATGTCGATGCTGGTGGGACGCATCATGATGCAGCTGGAGCTGATGCCGCCGGGCGGCGCGGCGCCCTGA
- the aroB gene encoding 3-dehydroquinate synthase, whose protein sequence is MQATQDLSAPRQVAIALGERSYPILIGAGLLGEAASYAAAPKGSDALIVSNQTVAPLYAQALAQALAGRHRQVHQLALPDGEQHKDWATLNRIFDALLTHGADRKTVLYALGGGVVGDMTGFAAACYMRGVPFVQVPTTLLAQVDSSVGGKTAINHPLGKNMIGAFHQPRLVVCDLDALRTLPARELSAGLAEVIKYGPIADMAFFDWIESHIDALRALDADALAHAVQRSCEIKAEVVGQDEREAGLRAILNFGHTFGHAIEAGMGYGAWLHGEGVAAGMVMAAELSRELGLVDAAFVRRLRTLIERAGLPVRGAVIDAQDNAGRYLQLMRVDKKAEGGEIRFVVIDGPGRAAVRAAPDALVRQVIDRCCAG, encoded by the coding sequence ATGCAAGCAACGCAAGACCTCTCGGCCCCGCGGCAAGTCGCCATCGCGCTGGGCGAGCGCAGCTACCCCATCCTGATCGGCGCCGGCCTGCTGGGCGAGGCGGCATCCTATGCGGCGGCACCCAAGGGCAGCGACGCGCTCATCGTCAGCAACCAGACCGTCGCGCCGCTCTACGCCCAAGCCCTGGCGCAGGCCCTGGCCGGGCGCCATCGCCAGGTGCACCAACTGGCGCTGCCCGACGGCGAGCAGCACAAGGACTGGGCCACACTCAACCGGATCTTCGATGCGCTGCTGACCCACGGCGCCGACCGCAAGACCGTGCTGTACGCGCTGGGCGGCGGCGTGGTGGGCGACATGACCGGCTTTGCCGCCGCCTGCTACATGCGCGGCGTGCCCTTCGTGCAGGTGCCCACCACGCTGCTGGCGCAGGTCGATTCGTCGGTGGGCGGCAAGACCGCCATCAACCACCCGCTGGGCAAGAACATGATCGGCGCTTTCCACCAGCCGCGCCTGGTGGTGTGCGACCTGGATGCGCTGCGCACGCTGCCGGCGCGCGAGCTGTCGGCCGGCCTGGCCGAGGTCATCAAGTACGGCCCGATCGCCGACATGGCCTTCTTCGACTGGATCGAATCGCACATCGACGCCCTGCGCGCGCTGGACGCCGACGCGCTGGCGCACGCCGTGCAGCGCAGCTGCGAGATCAAGGCCGAGGTGGTGGGGCAGGACGAGCGCGAGGCCGGCCTGCGCGCCATCCTCAACTTTGGCCACACCTTCGGCCATGCCATCGAGGCGGGCATGGGTTACGGCGCCTGGCTGCACGGCGAGGGCGTGGCCGCCGGCATGGTGATGGCGGCCGAGCTCTCGCGCGAGCTGGGCCTGGTCGACGCCGCCTTCGTGCGGCGCCTGCGCACGCTGATCGAGCGCGCCGGCCTGCCGGTGCGCGGCGCCGTGATCGACGCGCAGGACAACGCTGGCCGCTACCTGCAGCTGATGCGCGTGGACAAGAAGGCCGAGGGCGGCGAGATCCGCTTCGTCGTCATCGATGGCCCGGGCCGCGCCGCCGTGCGCGCCGCGCCCGATGCGCTGGTGCGCCAGGTGATCGACCGGTGTTGCGCTGGGTAA
- a CDS encoding deoxyguanosinetriphosphate triphosphohydrolase, protein MHEPGALAPYASDPARSRGRRHPVTPAPTRNAFQRDRDRIVHSSAFRRLVYKTQVFLNHEGDLFRTRLTHSLEVAQLARDIARALGLHEDLVEAIALAHDLGHTPFGHAGQDALGECMAEHGGFEHNLQSLRVVDTLEHRYPEHDGLNLTFETREGILKHCSLAHAQRIEAREPGGIGRRFLDHTQPSLEAQLANLADEIAYNAHDIDDGVRSGLLTLDQLAAVPLFAQHQAAALHEHPRLTEPAMGRRLLYESIRRMLSAQVYDVIAATRAAIEAAAPADADAARGQAPLVCFDVAMRAQSTTLKRFLFANLYRHPQVLDTTTRGQQVVRDLFATYLATPGELPPEFADGADRPRAVADYIAGMTDRFALREHERLTGQRLFA, encoded by the coding sequence ATTCATGAACCCGGCGCTCTGGCTCCCTACGCCAGCGACCCTGCCCGATCGCGCGGCCGGCGGCACCCGGTCACGCCCGCGCCCACGCGCAACGCCTTTCAGCGCGACCGCGACCGCATCGTGCACTCCAGCGCGTTTCGCCGCCTGGTCTACAAGACGCAGGTGTTCCTCAACCACGAGGGCGATTTGTTCCGCACGCGCCTGACGCACTCGCTGGAGGTGGCACAGCTGGCGCGCGACATTGCCCGCGCTTTGGGTCTGCACGAGGACCTGGTCGAGGCCATCGCCCTGGCGCACGACCTGGGCCACACGCCCTTCGGCCACGCCGGGCAGGACGCGCTGGGCGAGTGCATGGCCGAGCACGGCGGCTTCGAGCACAACCTGCAAAGCCTGCGCGTGGTCGACACGCTGGAGCACCGCTACCCCGAGCACGATGGGCTGAACCTCACCTTCGAGACGCGCGAGGGTATCCTCAAGCACTGCTCGCTGGCCCACGCGCAGCGCATCGAGGCGCGCGAGCCCGGCGGCATAGGGCGCCGCTTTCTCGACCATACCCAGCCCAGCCTGGAGGCGCAGCTGGCCAACCTGGCCGACGAGATCGCCTACAACGCGCACGACATCGACGACGGCGTGCGCTCGGGCCTGCTCACGCTCGACCAACTGGCCGCGGTGCCGCTGTTCGCGCAGCATCAGGCCGCGGCGCTGCACGAGCACCCGCGCCTGACCGAGCCGGCCATGGGCCGGCGCCTGCTGTACGAGTCGATCCGCCGCATGCTCTCGGCCCAGGTCTACGACGTGATCGCCGCCACGCGCGCCGCCATCGAGGCCGCCGCGCCGGCGGACGCCGACGCCGCGCGCGGCCAGGCGCCGCTGGTGTGTTTTGACGTGGCCATGCGCGCGCAGTCCACCACGCTCAAGCGCTTTCTGTTCGCCAACCTCTACCGCCACCCGCAGGTGCTGGACACCACCACACGCGGCCAGCAGGTGGTGCGCGATCTGTTCGCCACCTACCTGGCCACGCCCGGCGAGCTGCCGCCCGAGTTTGCCGACGGCGCCGACCGCCCGCGCGCCGTGGCCGACTACATCGCCGGCATGACCGACCGCTTCGCCCTGCGCGAGCACGAGCGCCTGACCGGGCAAAGGCTGTTTGCATGA
- a CDS encoding MFS transporter, with amino-acid sequence MTANGFSARAPWVIVLAGVAAALHVGKLPPAVPALQQAMGIGLVQAGFLLSLVQLGAVLLGLVAGLLADGVGLRRCMLTGLALLTAAGLAGAAARDATDLLLLRAIEGVGFLLTTVPAPSLLRRAVAPGRLTRMLGVWSTYMPFGTALALLAGPLLIGVLGWRGWWVLTALCTAAMLVWLPQAVPRDVRAPARAGDVPAAEPWHRRLATTLRAPGPWLAALCFAVYAAQWLAVIGFLPTLYQQSGWGGALGAVLTATVAAVNMVGNIGAGRLLHRGVNARTVLWSGFAAMAVGAWLAFGSATVDAPVLRYGGALLFSTVGGLIPGALFALAPRVAPGEGHIATTVGWIQQWSAIGQMSGPPVVAWVASRVGGWDWTWAVTGTYGAVGLVLAWALQRYGVRR; translated from the coding sequence GTGACGGCCAACGGCTTCAGCGCCCGGGCGCCCTGGGTCATCGTGCTGGCCGGCGTGGCCGCCGCCCTGCACGTGGGCAAGCTGCCGCCGGCCGTGCCCGCGCTGCAGCAGGCCATGGGCATCGGCCTGGTGCAGGCGGGCTTTCTGCTGTCGCTGGTGCAGCTGGGCGCCGTGCTGCTGGGCCTGGTGGCCGGCCTGCTGGCCGACGGCGTGGGCCTGCGCCGCTGCATGCTCACCGGCCTGGCGCTGCTGACCGCCGCCGGCCTGGCCGGCGCCGCCGCACGCGACGCCACCGACCTGCTGCTGCTGCGCGCCATCGAGGGCGTGGGCTTTCTGCTGACCACCGTGCCCGCGCCCAGCCTGCTGCGGCGCGCCGTGGCGCCGGGGCGGCTGACGCGCATGCTGGGCGTGTGGAGCACCTACATGCCCTTCGGCACCGCGCTGGCCCTGCTGGCCGGGCCGCTGCTGATCGGCGTGCTGGGCTGGCGCGGCTGGTGGGTGCTGACGGCGCTGTGCACCGCCGCCATGCTGGTCTGGCTGCCGCAGGCCGTGCCGCGCGACGTGCGCGCGCCGGCGCGGGCCGGCGACGTGCCGGCCGCCGAGCCCTGGCACCGCCGTCTGGCCACCACGCTGCGCGCGCCGGGGCCCTGGCTGGCGGCGCTGTGCTTTGCGGTGTACGCGGCGCAGTGGCTGGCCGTCATCGGCTTTCTGCCCACGCTGTACCAGCAGTCGGGCTGGGGCGGGGCGCTGGGCGCGGTGCTGACGGCCACCGTGGCGGCCGTCAACATGGTGGGCAACATCGGCGCCGGGCGCCTGCTGCACCGGGGGGTCAACGCTCGCACCGTGCTGTGGTCGGGCTTTGCCGCCATGGCCGTGGGCGCGTGGCTGGCCTTCGGCAGCGCCACCGTCGATGCGCCGGTGCTGCGCTACGGCGGGGCGCTGCTGTTTTCCACCGTGGGCGGCCTGATCCCGGGCGCCCTGTTTGCCCTGGCGCCGCGCGTGGCGCCGGGCGAGGGCCACATCGCCACCACCGTGGGCTGGATCCAGCAGTGGTCGGCCATCGGCCAGATGAGCGGCCCGCCGGTGGTCGCCTGGGTGGCCAGCCGCGTGGGCGGCTGGGACTGGACCTGGGCCGTGACCGGCACGTACGGCGCCGTCGGCCTGGTGCTGGCGTGGGCGCTGCAGCGCTACGGCGTGCGTCGTTGA
- a CDS encoding DUF1415 domain-containing protein translates to MPTITPETAIADTRRWLERAVIGLNLCPFAKAPHVKGQVHYAVCSGGGRRELLAALRTELQALAAADPNERETTLLIVPDQLADFLDFNDVLDDAEALLDELGLAGVLQIAPFHPRFQFAGTEEGDITNATNRSPYPTLHLLREASVDRAVEAFPEAEAIYEANMATLEKLGPEGWAALDVGPSET, encoded by the coding sequence ATGCCCACCATCACCCCCGAAACCGCCATTGCCGACACCCGCCGCTGGCTGGAGCGTGCCGTCATCGGCCTGAACCTGTGTCCCTTCGCCAAGGCGCCCCACGTCAAGGGCCAGGTCCACTACGCCGTGTGCAGCGGCGGCGGGCGCCGCGAGCTGCTGGCCGCCTTGCGCACCGAACTGCAGGCCCTGGCCGCCGCCGATCCCAACGAGCGTGAGACCACGCTGCTGATCGTGCCCGACCAGCTGGCCGACTTCCTGGACTTCAACGACGTGCTGGATGACGCCGAGGCGCTGCTGGACGAGCTGGGCCTGGCCGGCGTGCTGCAGATCGCGCCCTTTCACCCGCGCTTTCAGTTTGCCGGCACCGAGGAGGGCGACATCACCAACGCCACCAACCGCTCGCCGTACCCCACGCTGCACCTGCTGCGCGAGGCCAGCGTGGACCGCGCGGTGGAGGCCTTTCCCGAGGCCGAGGCGATCTACGAGGCCAACATGGCCACGCTGGAAAAGCTGGGGCCCGAGGGCTGGGCCGCGCTGGACGTGGGGCCGTCCGAAACATGA